In uncultured Draconibacterium sp., one genomic interval encodes:
- a CDS encoding capsule assembly Wzi family protein has translation MQKQTQKIVALLLLLCIGPLTGLFAQSISMESNTLAGTKGQLPFWLWANQLGQFDKNSSIIQNFSLNAFHAQQIGASDFSYKVGLDLDLLLADENDIRFTQLFGSMSWKFLQLQVGAFPEDEVYAGLSTTNGNLATSRNARPHPRIRAGFNRFVPILVDWFSINGFFEEGLLNDNRYVKDTHLHYGVLNLRFGKPETLQVTTGVEHLVMWWGTHPEYGELQGWEAYFSYLTAQAGSENALEFDQNNAMGNSYGTYQLTINKKWDKLNATLYISHPYEDHSGMDLVNAVDNLYGIHLSFDKENAFLQNILLEYFHTKDQSGPYHFGQNPDKDAPSRGNDDYFNHGVYRSGVTYHQMAMSSPLFAPIIIEDGISLGFENNRFTGFHIGAMGFFTESFRWKGLFTYSNNYGHHDGLGGSTYDPSQKQVSALAKVSWQPPTKKLSISASVATDHGSLYDSGINTTRFGTMISFKYHFSK, from the coding sequence ATGCAAAAACAAACCCAAAAAATAGTAGCACTCCTACTGCTCTTATGTATTGGTCCTCTAACCGGCTTGTTTGCCCAATCAATTAGTATGGAATCAAATACTTTGGCAGGCACAAAAGGCCAGTTGCCATTTTGGCTATGGGCCAACCAGCTGGGACAATTCGATAAAAACAGCAGTATAATTCAAAACTTCAGTTTAAATGCCTTTCATGCGCAACAAATTGGAGCTTCTGATTTTAGTTATAAAGTCGGACTTGATCTTGATTTGCTACTGGCCGACGAAAACGACATTCGTTTCACCCAGCTTTTTGGAAGTATGAGCTGGAAGTTTCTTCAACTGCAAGTTGGTGCTTTCCCCGAAGATGAAGTTTATGCAGGACTGTCGACCACTAACGGCAACCTGGCCACATCGCGTAATGCACGACCTCATCCACGAATCAGAGCCGGATTTAACCGTTTTGTTCCTATTTTGGTCGACTGGTTCTCTATAAATGGCTTTTTCGAAGAGGGTCTGTTAAATGACAACCGCTATGTCAAAGACACCCATTTGCACTATGGAGTGCTAAACTTGCGTTTCGGAAAACCGGAAACACTTCAGGTAACCACAGGTGTTGAACATCTTGTAATGTGGTGGGGCACCCACCCCGAATATGGGGAATTACAAGGCTGGGAAGCATACTTCAGCTATTTAACAGCACAGGCAGGCAGCGAAAATGCACTTGAATTTGACCAGAATAACGCCATGGGAAACAGCTACGGAACTTACCAGCTTACGATAAACAAAAAATGGGATAAACTCAATGCAACACTATATATCAGTCACCCTTATGAAGACCATTCGGGAATGGATTTGGTAAATGCTGTTGATAACCTGTATGGGATACACCTTTCCTTTGACAAAGAAAATGCATTCCTGCAAAATATATTGCTGGAATATTTTCATACCAAAGATCAAAGTGGCCCATATCACTTTGGCCAAAACCCCGATAAGGACGCTCCAAGCCGTGGAAATGACGATTATTTTAATCATGGTGTATATCGCTCCGGTGTCACTTATCATCAAATGGCAATGTCAAGCCCTCTGTTTGCACCAATAATTATTGAAGACGGCATTAGTCTTGGTTTTGAAAATAACCGCTTCACAGGGTTTCATATAGGAGCCATGGGTTTCTTCACCGAATCCTTTCGATGGAAAGGATTATTCACCTATTCCAATAATTATGGCCATCATGATGGATTGGGAGGATCAACCTACGATCCGTCTCAAAAACAAGTATCAGCACTGGCGAAGGTTTCCTGGCAACCACCCACCAAAAAGTTGAGTATTTCAGCATCTGTTGCTACCGACCATGGAAGTCTTTACGATAGTGGAATTAACACCACACGTTTTGGTACTATGATTTCGTTCAAATATCACTTCTCCAAATAA
- a CDS encoding NADP-dependent malic enzyme, which translates to MPKIRRIDALNYHKKHRPGKIEVIPTKPHNTQYDLSLAYTPGVAQPCLEIEKDKDNAYKYTAKGNLVAVISNGTAVLGLGDIGPDAGKPVMEGKGLLFKIFADVDVFDIEVDEKDPDKLIEVVKAIAPTFGGINLEDIKAPECFKIEETLRKQLNIPVFHDDQHGTAIISAAALLNALELNNKLIEDIQVVVSGAGAAAVSCAKLYISMGVEPENIVMVDSKGVINRERTDLNEIKQQFATNRRINTLEEAMKDADVFLGLSVADVVSKKMIKSMAKNPIVFAMANPNPEISYEDATAARKDIIMATGRSDYPNQINNVLGFPFIFRGALDVRATTINEEMKIAAAKALAKLAKEYVPEMVAKAYNMKNIVFGKDYIIPKPLDPRLITTISSAVAHAAMETGVARKPIKSWAAYERELTERLGIDNRLIMGIRTKAKQDPKRIVFAEANSFRILKAVQFVIREGIAKPILLGNKEKIQELIKENQLDIDNVPIIDLCESVSDEKRHQFAKILYEKRKRKGMTYNEAVEKMMNRDYYGSMMVETGEADAFISGFSRKYSSTIRPTLQVIGVKKDFNHIAGMYMLLTKSGPLFLADTTVNMNPSAQTLTDTTLLTAAEVRKFNIEPRIALLSYSNFGAYKGEGSPIRVKEAVQKLHESYPDLIVDGEMQANYALNGKLRYSRYPFNKLGDQDANTLIFPNLSSGNITYKILQALGPYEAIGPILMGMNKPIHILQRDSTVREIINMTAIAVIDAQESSTHED; encoded by the coding sequence ATGCCAAAAATTCGTAGAATTGATGCTCTCAACTACCACAAAAAACATCGTCCCGGGAAAATAGAAGTTATACCAACCAAACCGCACAACACCCAATACGACCTTTCACTGGCCTATACACCGGGGGTTGCACAACCTTGTCTCGAAATTGAGAAGGACAAGGATAACGCTTATAAATACACAGCAAAAGGAAACCTTGTTGCAGTAATTTCGAACGGTACTGCCGTTTTGGGACTTGGAGATATTGGGCCGGATGCAGGAAAACCGGTTATGGAGGGAAAAGGTTTGTTGTTTAAGATTTTTGCCGACGTGGATGTTTTTGACATTGAAGTGGATGAAAAAGATCCCGACAAATTGATAGAGGTGGTTAAAGCTATTGCACCAACTTTTGGAGGTATAAACCTGGAAGACATAAAAGCTCCCGAATGTTTTAAAATTGAAGAAACACTTCGAAAACAACTTAATATTCCTGTTTTTCACGACGATCAACATGGAACAGCAATCATTTCTGCGGCGGCTCTGCTTAATGCTTTGGAGCTAAATAACAAACTCATTGAGGATATTCAGGTGGTTGTCAGCGGTGCCGGAGCTGCGGCTGTATCGTGTGCCAAATTGTACATCAGCATGGGAGTTGAACCCGAAAATATTGTAATGGTCGACAGCAAGGGTGTGATTAACCGCGAACGTACCGACCTGAATGAGATCAAACAACAATTTGCTACCAACCGAAGAATAAATACGCTGGAAGAGGCCATGAAAGATGCCGATGTATTTCTCGGGCTATCTGTGGCCGACGTGGTCAGCAAAAAAATGATCAAATCGATGGCTAAAAATCCAATCGTTTTTGCCATGGCCAATCCCAATCCCGAGATCTCATACGAAGATGCCACGGCAGCACGAAAGGACATCATTATGGCCACCGGACGCAGTGATTACCCCAACCAGATCAATAACGTTCTGGGTTTCCCCTTTATCTTTAGGGGAGCGTTAGATGTGCGGGCAACCACAATTAACGAAGAAATGAAAATTGCGGCCGCAAAAGCACTGGCTAAACTGGCTAAAGAATATGTTCCGGAAATGGTAGCCAAAGCCTATAACATGAAAAATATTGTGTTTGGGAAAGACTATATCATTCCAAAACCGCTCGATCCGCGTTTGATAACTACCATTTCTTCGGCAGTAGCACACGCTGCAATGGAAACCGGTGTAGCACGTAAGCCCATAAAAAGCTGGGCAGCCTACGAGCGCGAATTAACCGAACGTCTGGGTATCGACAACCGACTGATCATGGGCATTCGCACCAAGGCAAAACAAGATCCTAAACGGATTGTATTTGCCGAAGCCAACAGTTTCCGCATTCTTAAAGCCGTTCAATTTGTTATTCGCGAAGGAATAGCAAAACCAATTCTGTTGGGCAATAAAGAGAAAATCCAGGAGCTAATTAAGGAAAACCAGCTGGATATTGACAATGTTCCAATCATCGACCTTTGCGAGTCAGTAAGCGACGAAAAACGTCATCAATTTGCAAAAATCCTTTACGAAAAACGTAAACGCAAAGGAATGACATACAATGAGGCGGTAGAAAAAATGATGAATCGCGACTATTACGGTTCGATGATGGTGGAAACCGGCGAAGCGGATGCATTCATTTCAGGGTTTTCCCGGAAATATTCGTCTACTATACGCCCTACCCTGCAGGTAATTGGCGTGAAGAAGGATTTTAACCACATTGCCGGAATGTATATGCTGTTAACTAAAAGTGGTCCGTTATTCCTTGCAGATACCACAGTAAACATGAATCCTTCGGCACAAACACTCACCGACACCACATTACTTACCGCAGCCGAAGTACGCAAGTTTAATATCGAGCCACGCATTGCCCTCTTATCGTACTCCAACTTTGGAGCTTATAAAGGAGAAGGTAGCCCCATTAGAGTAAAAGAGGCTGTACAGAAGCTTCATGAGAGTTATCCTGATTTGATTGTAGACGGAGAAATGCAGGCCAACTATGCATTAAATGGCAAATTACGTTATTCGCGTTATCCGTTTAATAAACTGGGCGACCAGGATGCCAATACCCTTATTTTTCCCAACCTGAGTTCAGGAAATATTACCTACAAAATATTACAGGCACTGGGGCCTTACGAGGCGATCGGTCCCATTTTGATGGGCATGAATAAACCTATCCATATTTTACAACGCGACAGCACGGTGCGCGAGATCATCAATATGACGGCCATCGCAGTTATTGATGCACAGGAGAGCAGTACTCATGAAGACTAA
- a CDS encoding glycosyltransferase, whose translation METPRVVVLILNYNSWKATVSYIRQLKLQQGINLSILVVDNCSTDNSYNSLIQYFPDDEQVEIIQSEYNGGYAYGNNYGLKYLHQKKLQNPFVVISNNDISIDNSMLLKQLTDFYRQRDDIAFISPLMHMDGQPARNAAWRIPGFSYDIRTVVSFNRLKANEAVYYDLPTQQKLMAVDCLTGSFFMGKLETIKQLNYFDERTFLYEEERILGLKVKKAGLKNYLALQLKFSHEHSAVISKEMNHLAQLQHLFNSRIVFHKYHADTNIFLLTFIKLFYALFLLAKKVQLKFIKSN comes from the coding sequence ATGGAAACTCCTCGCGTAGTAGTATTAATTCTTAATTATAATTCGTGGAAAGCCACTGTCTCCTACATCCGGCAATTAAAACTGCAGCAAGGTATTAATCTTTCCATTTTGGTCGTCGATAACTGTTCAACAGATAATTCTTACAACTCTCTGATTCAATACTTCCCAGATGATGAGCAGGTAGAGATCATTCAATCAGAATACAACGGTGGCTATGCCTACGGCAATAATTATGGTTTAAAATATCTCCACCAAAAGAAGCTTCAAAACCCATTTGTTGTTATAAGCAATAACGATATTTCTATTGATAACTCCATGCTGTTAAAGCAACTGACAGACTTCTACAGACAGCGTGATGATATTGCATTTATTTCGCCCCTCATGCACATGGATGGCCAACCGGCCCGTAATGCTGCCTGGAGAATCCCGGGTTTTTCTTATGATATCCGCACGGTCGTCAGTTTTAACAGACTTAAAGCCAACGAAGCTGTTTATTACGATTTGCCCACACAACAAAAACTTATGGCTGTGGATTGTCTTACCGGCTCCTTTTTTATGGGGAAGTTGGAAACAATTAAGCAATTAAACTATTTCGATGAACGTACTTTTTTGTATGAAGAGGAGCGCATACTGGGACTTAAAGTAAAAAAAGCAGGGCTAAAGAACTATCTGGCGCTCCAACTTAAATTTTCGCATGAGCACTCTGCCGTTATCAGCAAAGAGATGAATCATCTGGCACAACTTCAGCATTTATTCAATAGCAGAATCGTTTTTCATAAATATCATGCCGATACAAATATCTTTTTGCTAACCTTTATAAAACTATTTTATGCACTCTTTCTTCTTGCCAAAAAAGTTCAGTTGAAATTCATAAAAAGCAATTAA
- a CDS encoding GNVR domain-containing protein, which translates to MSKNTAIINKKDYLEIKDLLIRLKQNRGILIKSAAIAFLLGVFFVVFTPKVYKTEVSLLAESNSNSPANGLMGQLGNLAGFDVGGLMGLDMSGSNNSALTPDLYPEVVKSTTFLIEILQENVYLPKEDLTVSVSEYLQEHTKPSISGWPGYALSLLKSKGEKRLIPQKNEGEPLNLSQADLDLIKGLASTIEVNIIKSEGGITGGDSKIIKVSVEQQDPYVSALLTEKVIASLKQYIIDYHTSKEKKDLAFIEARYQEAKARYFEKQEALADYDDSNVNVILASAQSRRDRLVTETTLASNLYKGLAQKREQAQILVQDKTPVFTVIEPAKVPQQKSKPKTIFTIISLTLIGLFAGTCIVLWKEFIVSNGTNNID; encoded by the coding sequence ATGAGTAAGAATACAGCTATCATAAATAAAAAAGATTACCTCGAAATAAAAGATCTGCTTATCAGGCTAAAACAAAACCGCGGAATACTTATCAAATCAGCAGCTATTGCCTTTTTGCTTGGTGTATTTTTTGTTGTTTTCACTCCGAAAGTATATAAAACAGAAGTTAGTTTATTAGCGGAATCCAACTCAAACAGCCCGGCAAATGGTTTAATGGGACAACTGGGAAACCTTGCAGGATTTGACGTAGGAGGTTTAATGGGTCTGGATATGAGTGGAAGTAACAACAGTGCCTTAACACCCGACTTATATCCGGAAGTAGTAAAGAGTACAACTTTCCTTATCGAAATTTTGCAGGAAAATGTGTATTTACCCAAAGAAGACCTTACTGTATCCGTTAGCGAATACCTGCAGGAACATACCAAACCATCTATTTCGGGATGGCCAGGTTATGCCCTGAGTTTGCTAAAATCAAAGGGCGAGAAAAGATTGATCCCTCAAAAAAACGAAGGAGAACCTTTAAACCTTTCTCAGGCCGACCTGGATTTGATTAAGGGATTGGCCAGCACCATTGAAGTAAACATTATTAAATCGGAAGGTGGAATTACCGGTGGCGACAGTAAAATTATTAAAGTAAGTGTGGAACAACAAGATCCTTATGTTTCAGCACTATTAACCGAAAAAGTGATTGCCAGTTTAAAACAATACATTATTGATTATCATACCAGCAAAGAGAAAAAAGACCTTGCTTTTATCGAGGCCCGATACCAGGAAGCCAAAGCCCGGTATTTTGAAAAACAGGAGGCTTTAGCCGATTACGACGACAGTAATGTAAATGTAATTCTGGCATCAGCACAATCGCGCCGCGACAGGCTGGTTACTGAAACTACTTTGGCATCAAACCTCTATAAAGGATTAGCGCAAAAGCGTGAACAGGCGCAAATACTTGTACAGGATAAAACACCCGTATTTACCGTAATTGAACCGGCAAAAGTGCCCCAGCAGAAAAGTAAGCCCAAAACAATATTCACAATTATCAGCCTTACACTAATAGGATTGTTCGCTGGTACTTGTATAGTTCTTTGGAAGGAATTTATCGTTTCAAACGGTACAAATAACATTGATTAA
- a CDS encoding SLBB domain-containing protein, giving the protein MRFNILKYSCFFLLFLILINGSLTAQIVNPMEQNVSEIKSSQISDAQMRVIMQRAIESGLTPDQIESLARSRGMNESEIEKFKERAERLYDNKLMEDGSNGVKINTRPTVEYPEGLEERLPYTAKTQTNENFGFSLFKNTDLTFEPSFNVLTPRDYLIGPGDLINIDVWGASQHSYQEVVSNDGSIIISNIGPVFLSGMTTEDAGKKLETILGQIYSGLKDGKTSMKVTLGAVRSIQINIVGEVVLPGTYNISAMATAFNAMYIAGGPADNGSLRDVQIIRDNKIVANIDFYEYLINAKQSNNIRLQDQDIIFIPPYENRVRINGEVKRPMAFDIKPEESLEDLIDFAGGFTGNAYTERVKILRKTGKEKRILDIATDYLDAIRLENGDEVQIDAVLNRFENRVFISGAVFRPGTYAINEGTTLKELINKADGLREDVFKDRISVFRLQDDLTREHIAVDLNNLLASNLDFTLQREDSVHIPSIHDLRETRTIQIEGEVKLPGVYPYSENTTVEDFIIQAGGLLETASTANIEIARRLSNDTSTVTTVKLADVIKFPIDKSLSLSDEASNFVLKPFDQVFIRKSPAYIPQMLVSINGEVNFPGKYSITSRTERISDLIKRSGGITTEAYINGASLIRKSTANKTLTDKAIDNITMEKESSNNINIIRNEFDIIAVDLASILSNPGGKSDLVLQEGDSIRILKSLQTIKVSGSVYNPNVVPFDESLKVKQYLANAGGLTKRSKPGHIYVVYANGSVRKTDKTLFGRKYPELQAGAEIIVPSKGERRKLSQTGAISLAASLSLILVALINTM; this is encoded by the coding sequence ATGAGATTTAATATCCTTAAATATTCCTGTTTTTTTCTACTTTTCCTGATTCTGATCAATGGGAGCCTGACGGCCCAGATCGTAAACCCGATGGAACAAAATGTTTCTGAAATAAAATCGAGCCAGATTTCGGATGCCCAGATGCGGGTCATCATGCAACGGGCTATTGAGTCCGGACTGACACCGGACCAGATCGAATCTTTAGCCCGGTCGCGGGGGATGAATGAAAGCGAAATAGAGAAATTTAAAGAACGAGCTGAACGGCTTTACGATAATAAATTAATGGAGGATGGCAGTAATGGGGTAAAAATAAACACACGCCCAACCGTAGAGTATCCTGAAGGCCTGGAAGAACGACTTCCCTACACTGCAAAAACACAAACAAACGAAAATTTTGGTTTTTCGCTGTTTAAAAATACCGACCTTACCTTCGAACCCAGCTTTAATGTTTTAACACCGCGCGATTATTTAATTGGTCCGGGCGACTTGATAAACATCGATGTTTGGGGGGCATCACAACACAGTTACCAGGAAGTGGTTTCAAACGATGGAAGTATAATTATTTCAAACATTGGTCCCGTATTCTTAAGCGGAATGACAACAGAAGATGCCGGGAAAAAACTGGAAACAATCTTAGGCCAGATCTACTCAGGACTTAAGGATGGGAAAACCTCAATGAAAGTCACACTCGGAGCTGTACGGAGTATCCAGATAAATATTGTGGGGGAAGTGGTTTTACCCGGAACTTACAATATTTCGGCAATGGCAACGGCTTTTAATGCCATGTATATAGCCGGTGGCCCTGCTGACAATGGTTCATTACGGGATGTACAGATAATTCGTGACAATAAAATTGTTGCAAACATCGACTTTTACGAATACTTGATAAATGCCAAACAATCCAATAACATCCGCTTACAAGATCAGGATATCATTTTCATCCCTCCATACGAAAATCGTGTAAGGATAAACGGAGAGGTGAAACGCCCCATGGCATTCGATATCAAGCCAGAAGAATCGTTGGAAGATTTAATTGATTTTGCAGGGGGATTTACTGGAAATGCTTATACCGAACGTGTTAAAATTCTTCGGAAAACCGGCAAAGAAAAACGCATATTAGACATTGCTACAGACTATTTAGATGCCATTCGACTGGAAAATGGCGACGAAGTTCAAATAGATGCGGTTTTAAACCGTTTTGAAAACCGGGTATTTATTTCGGGGGCGGTATTTCGCCCGGGCACATACGCCATCAACGAAGGTACCACATTAAAAGAGCTGATAAACAAAGCCGATGGTTTACGCGAAGATGTATTTAAAGACCGTATCTCTGTTTTCCGCTTACAAGACGATTTGACGAGGGAGCATATTGCCGTTGATTTGAATAATTTATTGGCTTCAAATCTCGATTTTACCCTGCAACGTGAAGACTCTGTACATATTCCTTCGATCCACGATTTGCGCGAAACACGCACCATACAAATTGAAGGCGAAGTAAAACTGCCGGGAGTTTATCCCTACTCGGAAAACACAACAGTTGAAGATTTTATTATTCAGGCCGGAGGTTTATTGGAAACGGCTTCTACGGCAAATATTGAGATTGCCAGACGCTTATCAAACGACACTTCAACAGTTACAACAGTAAAATTGGCTGATGTGATTAAATTCCCAATTGATAAATCATTGTCACTAAGCGACGAAGCATCCAATTTTGTATTAAAACCTTTCGATCAGGTATTTATTCGGAAATCTCCTGCATACATTCCACAAATGCTGGTAAGCATTAACGGCGAAGTTAACTTCCCGGGAAAATACTCGATAACTTCCCGTACGGAACGAATCTCCGATTTAATAAAAAGGTCGGGCGGTATTACAACAGAAGCTTACATTAACGGTGCCAGCTTAATTCGGAAAAGCACCGCCAATAAAACACTGACAGACAAAGCTATTGACAATATTACAATGGAAAAAGAATCATCGAACAATATCAATATCATCCGAAACGAATTTGATATAATTGCTGTTGACCTGGCAAGTATTCTTTCCAATCCAGGAGGAAAAAGCGATTTGGTTCTGCAGGAAGGCGATTCAATACGTATATTAAAATCGCTACAAACCATAAAGGTTAGTGGATCGGTATACAATCCCAATGTAGTTCCTTTCGACGAATCGCTTAAGGTGAAGCAGTACCTGGCGAATGCAGGAGGTTTAACAAAAAGATCGAAGCCCGGTCATATTTATGTGGTTTACGCAAATGGCTCAGTAAGAAAGACTGACAAAACATTGTTTGGTAGGAAATACCCCGAATTACAGGCAGGGGCAGAAATAATTGTTCCAAGTAAAGGCGAACGAAGAAAACTTTCACAAACAGGTGCCATTTCGTTAGCCGCTTCTCTTTCTCTGATTCTTGTTGCTCTAATCAATACCATGTGA
- a CDS encoding MraY family glycosyltransferase, giving the protein MEIILILSALILGFLLVLIAVPPIIRIAISKRLFEPFEERKVHTKVVPPLGGVAIFIAFTLSAIFATDGLEFTELKYILAGVILMFFTGLKDDLIIISAQKKLIIQIVAVILLISFANIHFTNLHGVLGEYKIGHITGISLSLFAMIVIINAFNLIDGVDGLASGIGTLASLLFGSWFYLTGNFPLAIMAFALVGTLAAFFIYNVFGNSNKLFMGDTGSLIIGFLIAIMVVSFNELNLTAPEAYRIGGAPAVSFAIIIVPLIDTLRVMTIRIAQRRSPFSPDKNHIHHRLLSLLHSHLKVTLTILAGNIVLIAIAFGLNHWQLNVNLQFVIVFLIGLGFSMIPSYVLRTKRSKKVYSS; this is encoded by the coding sequence ATGGAAATAATTCTAATCCTATCTGCACTTATACTTGGTTTTCTGCTGGTTTTGATAGCAGTACCGCCAATCATTCGTATCGCTATATCCAAGCGATTATTTGAACCGTTTGAAGAAAGAAAAGTTCACACAAAAGTTGTTCCTCCGCTTGGAGGAGTTGCTATTTTTATTGCCTTTACATTAAGTGCCATCTTTGCAACCGACGGATTAGAGTTTACGGAATTAAAATATATTCTCGCAGGAGTAATACTAATGTTTTTCACCGGTTTAAAGGATGATCTGATTATTATCTCAGCCCAAAAAAAATTAATTATTCAAATCGTAGCGGTCATTCTGCTCATCTCCTTTGCCAACATTCACTTCACGAATTTGCACGGTGTATTAGGAGAATACAAAATTGGGCACATCACAGGAATATCGCTATCATTATTTGCAATGATCGTTATAATAAACGCATTTAATTTAATTGATGGTGTTGATGGGCTGGCATCCGGTATTGGAACGCTGGCTTCATTGTTATTTGGTTCCTGGTTCTATTTAACCGGCAACTTTCCTTTAGCCATTATGGCATTTGCGCTGGTTGGCACTCTTGCAGCTTTCTTTATCTACAATGTGTTTGGCAATTCCAACAAACTGTTTATGGGTGATACCGGATCGCTGATAATTGGATTTCTAATTGCAATAATGGTTGTTTCTTTTAACGAACTGAATTTAACTGCACCGGAGGCTTACCGTATTGGTGGAGCACCAGCTGTATCCTTTGCAATTATCATTGTTCCGCTCATTGATACATTAAGAGTGATGACCATACGGATAGCACAACGACGATCTCCATTTTCGCCGGATAAAAACCATATCCACCATCGCTTGCTATCCTTGCTTCATTCGCATTTAAAAGTAACTTTAACCATTTTGGCAGGTAACATTGTGTTAATTGCAATTGCGTTTGGCCTCAACCACTGGCAGCTAAATGTTAATCTGCAGTTTGTTATTGTTTTCCTGATTGGTCTTGGGTTCTCGATGATACCATCTTATGTGCTACGTACAAAAAGATCTAAAAAAGTATATTCCTCTTAA
- a CDS encoding glycosyltransferase family 2 protein, producing MKVEILLATYNSEKYLRELLDSLVAQAHTNWELLVHDDGSDDQTITIFKEFEELHDRTVKIYRSNKRLGPMRSFEYLLKNSSADYLMFCDQDDVWLPHKIEESLACIQQLERRNPDKAALVFSDLEVVDEQLNTINPSFWNYSKVNPENVYDTYKLLINNPAPGCTYIMNKKVKPLVLPFPEQARMHDWWIILKVAESGVIDYLKKPGLLYRQHQQNEVGAEAIKKTYLFSRMANLSLTIKRNKESYQMMKCLSNDYSLLKLFWYKLRISLAKIL from the coding sequence ATGAAGGTTGAAATATTATTAGCGACCTATAACAGCGAAAAATACCTCCGCGAGCTACTTGATTCGCTTGTAGCACAAGCGCATACCAACTGGGAATTGCTGGTACACGATGATGGTTCGGATGACCAAACCATTACTATTTTCAAAGAGTTTGAGGAGCTACATGACCGTACCGTCAAAATATACCGGAGCAATAAGCGATTGGGGCCTATGCGAAGTTTTGAATATCTATTAAAAAACAGCTCTGCCGACTATCTGATGTTTTGCGATCAGGATGACGTATGGTTACCCCATAAAATTGAAGAATCATTGGCTTGTATTCAGCAACTGGAAAGGAGAAATCCCGATAAGGCGGCATTGGTTTTTAGCGATCTGGAAGTAGTGGATGAACAATTAAATACCATCAATCCATCATTCTGGAACTACTCGAAAGTCAATCCTGAAAATGTTTATGATACCTACAAACTTCTAATTAATAATCCTGCCCCGGGCTGCACTTATATTATGAACAAAAAGGTAAAACCACTGGTATTACCATTCCCGGAACAAGCCAGAATGCACGACTGGTGGATTATCTTAAAAGTAGCTGAATCAGGAGTAATTGACTATCTAAAAAAGCCGGGCTTACTATACCGGCAACACCAACAAAATGAAGTTGGTGCAGAGGCCATTAAAAAAACGTACCTGTTTTCGCGGATGGCCAATTTATCACTCACCATAAAAAGAAATAAGGAAAGCTACCAAATGATGAAATGTTTATCGAACGATTATTCACTCCTTAAACTTTTCTGGTACAAACTGCGTATATCACTGGCTAAAATCCTCTGA
- a CDS encoding glycosyltransferase family 2 protein has translation MVISVCIPTYNGGHYIKEQLDSILNQTRAVDEIIISDDSSTDQTVEIIRSYNHPKIRLFEKQRFSSPIFNLEFALKQAKGDYIFLADQDDIWMPEKVEILVNELATSQLVISDGIVINREGKEIASSIFDIYNSRKGFCKNLVKNSYMGCCMAFHKDLLPIVIPFPKKIAMHDLWIGLNAELYTKPVFCPAKLVKYRRHDFNKTPLDAQTNSNSLFYKISFRITMFILLMVRFFIKN, from the coding sequence ATGGTTATTTCGGTTTGTATACCAACATATAACGGCGGGCACTATATAAAAGAACAACTCGATTCAATTCTGAACCAGACCCGGGCTGTGGATGAAATTATTATTTCGGATGATTCATCGACCGACCAAACGGTTGAAATTATCCGGTCATATAACCATCCAAAAATAAGATTATTCGAAAAACAACGGTTTTCAAGTCCAATATTTAACCTCGAATTTGCGTTAAAACAAGCCAAAGGCGACTATATTTTTTTAGCCGACCAGGACGATATATGGATGCCCGAGAAGGTAGAAATTCTGGTCAATGAACTGGCAACAAGTCAACTGGTAATTTCGGACGGAATAGTAATAAACCGGGAGGGTAAAGAAATTGCTTCATCAATATTTGACATCTATAACTCACGAAAGGGCTTTTGTAAGAACCTCGTAAAAAACTCTTACATGGGTTGTTGTATGGCTTTTCATAAAGACTTATTACCGATTGTAATCCCCTTCCCTAAAAAAATTGCCATGCACGATTTATGGATCGGGCTAAATGCAGAATTGTATACAAAACCGGTATTCTGCCCGGCCAAACTTGTGAAATACAGAAGGCATGATTTTAACAAAACACCGCTGGATGCTCAAACAAATTCCAATTCGTTGTTTTATAAAATATCGTTTCGGATTACCATGTTTATACTTTTAATGGTTCGTTTTTTTATAAAAAACTAA